GTCGCGAACGCGTTCCTGAACAACGGTCTTCTCGGTGCCGCCATCGGCGCCGGTCTCGCGGTGATCGGCGCCGGGCTCGGCATCGGCCTGATCGGCGCCCGCGCCATGGAGGGCATGGCCCGCCAGCCGGAGATCGCCGGGAACATCCAGACGGCCGCGCTGATTCTTGCGGCGCTCGTCGAGGGCGCCACGCTCTTCGCGATCGTGGTGGCGTTCCTGATCCAGCAGGGTGTGCTGAACGCCGTCGTCGGCTGACGTACGCCGATCCGGCTGCCCCGGGGG
The nucleotide sequence above comes from Longimicrobiaceae bacterium. Encoded proteins:
- the atpE gene encoding ATP synthase F0 subunit C, whose protein sequence is MLAMQAVEVANAFLNNGLLGAAIGAGLAVIGAGLGIGLIGARAMEGMARQPEIAGNIQTAALILAALVEGATLFAIVVAFLIQQGVLNAVVG